A region of Marasmius oreades isolate 03SP1 chromosome 9, whole genome shotgun sequence DNA encodes the following proteins:
- a CDS encoding uncharacterized protein (BUSCO:EOG09262CMP) — protein sequence MPDVDMKPTEPSKKEKKEEKKEEPKIEEPKSPLVEIKSNVALIDRAVSTIEPRFTQRVLRTLNALRKRIDEDVLRNAIEHVYPKDSSAKATLLSWLPAVSSHSAMEVDSAAPNSPPTGPSASPPTSEPVPETEVYFRLLILYQMLKSQTSYGKAKELANESLEKVHRLNRRSMDPLAAKVWSAVERVYELRGELAEARILFLAAQRTAALRHDSTTEAVLLNCLLRSYITYSLYDQADKLVSKTTFPPSAPNNQFARYHYYLGRIKAVQLNYTDAHVNLQQAIRRAPPPTIAPGFFQAVHKLNIVVELLMGDIPDRSIFRHKVLEKALVGYFELVRAVRTGSLSQFLTTVAKHSATFQTDHTHTLIVRLRQNVIKTGIRQLSLAYSLISLKDICVKLHLDSEEDAEYIVGKAIRDGVIEGRMIHEQGWMACKGAGGAKGQNAYGNNVAEAFQRRIGYCLELHNQSVKAMRYPLNAHRKELAAAEGAREREKELAKEIQEGDLDEDDLGGEF from the exons ATGCCCGATGTCGACATGAAACCGACTGAACCTTCcaagaaggaaaagaaggaagagaaaaaggaagaacCCAAGATAGAAGAACCCAAGTCACCGTTGGTCGAAATCAAGTCGAATGTTGCTCTCATCGACCGGGCAGTCTCGACAATTGAACCTCGCTTCACTCAACGAGTACTAAGGACGTTGAATGCTTTGAGAAAAAGAATTGACGAAGATGTTCTAAGAAATGCGATTGAACATGTTTACCCCAAGG ATTCATCGGCGAAAGCCACCTTATTGTCATGGCTGCCTGCAGTATCCTCTCATTCGGCTATGGAGGTTGATTCTGCAGCACCAAATAGCCCACCAACTGGCCCATCGGCATCACCTCCCACATCTGAACCAGTCCCCGAAACCGAGGTCTACTTTCGTCTTCTCATCTTGTACCAGATGCTCAAATCGCAGACCTCATATGGGAAAGCGAAGGAGTTAGCAAATGAGAGTCTGGAAAAAGTGCATAGGTTGAACAGGCGGAGCATGGATCCTCTCGCCGCCAAAGTGTGGTCTGCAGTGGAGCGCGTTTATGAGCTTCGTGGAGAGTTGGCTGAGGCTCGGAT CCTGTTTCTTGCTGCACAGCGTACAGCAGCACTTCGGCACGATTCGACGACAGAGGCCGTTCTTCTCAACTGCCTTCTCCGATCTTACATCACTTATTCCCTCTATGATCAGGCTGACAAGCTTGTATCCAAAACCACATTTCCCCCATCCGCACCGAATAACCAGTTCGCCCGCTATCATTACTACCTTGGACGGATCAAGGCCGTACAGCTCAACTACACCGATGCACATGTGAACCTTCAACAGGCTATAAGAAGAGCACCTCCTCCGACGATAGCGCCTGGTTTTTTCCAAGCCGTTCACAAGTTGAACATTGTTGTCGAGCTCTTGATGGGTGATATCCCCGATCGTAGCATCTTCAGGCATAAAGTTCTCGAGAAGGCGCTCGTAGGCTATTTTGAACTTGTGAGAG CTGTTCGGACCGGATCCCTCTCCCAATTCTTAACCACCGTTGCGAAGCACTCTGCTACCTTCCAGACAGACCATACTCACACCCTCATCGTGAGACTTCGCCAGAATGTCATCAAAACTGGCATCCGTCAACTTTCTCTCGCTTACTCTCTGATATCGCTCAAAGATATCTGCGTCAAATTACATTTAGATTCCGAAGAAGACGCTGAGTATATTGTAGGTAAAGCGATCAGGGATGGTGTCATCGAGGGACGGATGATTCACGAGCAAGGTTGGATGGCGTGTAAGGGTGCAGGTGGGGCCAAAGGCCAGAATGCCTACGGGAATAATGTTGCAGAGGCGTTCCAACGGAGGATTGGATATTGCCTTGAGCTTCATAATCAGAGCGTCAAG GCAATGCGGTACCCACTCAATGCCCATCGTAAGGAGCTTGCTGCAGCTGAAGGTGCACGAGAAAGGGAGAAAGAACTCGCAAAAGAAATCCAAGAGGGTGATctggatgaggatgatttGGGCGGTGAATTTTAG